The window CAGGGTGTCGCGCTGCACGGCGGTCCAGCGGTTCTCGCCGTTGGAGCCGAAGCCGGGCTGAGCCAGCACGTGATCGGCGCCGCGACCGTCGGTGGGAACACCGTCCCACAGGAGCACCCGGTTGTTGGCGGTGTCGGCGACGGCCAACCTCCCAGAATCGAGGCATGCCGCATACGGGAACCGCAACCGGTCGTTGGTGTGCGGGCCGTAGGGCCATTCGTCAGCGGTGGTGAAATCCGCTTGGCCCAGCACCATGTCGGCGTCGCGATCGGCCTGCGGAGGGGGAGACCAGCCCAGCACGCGGTGGTCGCCGGCGTCGACGATGAGCAGCAGGTCGTCGTGTCCGGTGATGTCGTGCGGCCAGCGGAAGCTTGCCGGGCCGGCGTCTGCGCCGCGGTTCTCCTCGCGCGCGCTCGCATCCGGCTGGCCGAGCACGATATCGGCAGGCTGGCCGGGCTCGGGTATCCCGTTGCGCCAACCGAGAACCCGGCGGTTCCCGGTGTCGGTCACCCAGAACGTGGATCCGATGACCGCTATCCCGAACGGCCAGTAGAGCGTGGAGGCCGAGCACTCCCCGCCGCGGTTCGCCTGCACCGACGACGCGTCGGGCTGGCCGAGTATCACATCGGGTGCGACGTCGTTGCGCTGAGGCACGCTGTTCCACACCAGGATTCGGTGGTGCCAGGCGTCGGCGATGATCAGCCTGCCGTCGTGCACCAGCGCTCCGGTGGGCAGGTTCATGCCACGCTCGGGCCCCCGCCCACCCGCGGCGCGGCCCTCGGTCTCGCCGTCGGGCTGGCCCAGCACCACATCTGCGGGCTGCTCGTCGCAGCAGGGCGTCTCGTGCCATATCAGCACCCGGTGGTTGCCGGAGTCGGCCACCACGAGCTCGTGCTCACCGACGAAAACCCCGCGCGGGGAGTACATCCATGCCATCGAGGGCTTGGCCGGCGGAAGGGCCAAACCGCCGGGTGCCGGCGCCCCCAGCCAGAGCGCCGGTGACCAGCCGTCGGTGAGGTCGACGTCGGGCGCGACGTCCGGGCGCGTCCCCACACCGCTGATGTTGTGCCGGACGGTGTATCGGCTCATGCGCTGACGATCCGCAGCGACTCCAGCGGGATCAACGTCGGGGTGGGTTCGTTGGGCAGCTCCTCGAAAGTGGGCTCGGCAACTGGCCGTTCAGTCGTCGTCGACATCGTGGGCTCGATCCCGCTCGGGGTCTTCGGTTCGGTTCAGGGTGGTGTGCCGGGCGATCTCGTCGAGCACGCCGCGCACGGTGCGCATCGAATCGTGGTCGACGAACTCCTCGAAGATGAACCGGGCCTCGAAGAGCTTGGCCTTCGCCTGATCGAATGCGCCCAGGTGCGCCAGGACATTGCCCTGGTTGGCCAGCACCCTTGCGCGGCCCAGCGGGTCGGTGTCCCGGTCGCGGGCCTCGAGCACCGCCTCGTAGAGTTCGACGGCCTCGACGAGGTTGTCGCCCTGATGATTCGACGGGGTGTACACCAGCGAATTGGCCAGGTTCAGTTGAACGCTGGCCCACTCCTCGGGGTAGTCCTCGCGGGTGTAGACCTTCAGCGCCGATCGCAGCGATTGGGCGGCCACACCGAGGCGCAGTTGACCCGAGGCTTCCGTCATGGGCATCGTCAGATACGCGGTGGCCAGATTGGCGTGCGCCGACGCCCACAACAGCGGAGCCTCCTCGCGCAGCACCAGCTGAAGGGCCGAATGGTAGTGCGGTACGGCTGCATTGAGTAACTCGGGCCGATCCTGGGCCTGCTCGTGCAACAACCCGGCCAGGTTCAGGTGCAGCTCCGCGCGGGCCACCCGCAGACCGTCGGCGCCCTCGAGGGCCTTGAGCGCGGTCTCGAAGCGTCGATAGGCATCGGGTTTTCCGCCGTACGCGGCTATCGAGGCCGCCGCGCCGAGCAGCACACCGCACAGCGGCTTGGACACGCCTTCGGCCGCGTCGACCGCCTGGTCGAGCAGCGAGGTGGCCAGCGCCTCGGCGCCCTCGTTGAACGCCTTACTGGCCTGGGTCGACAGAACCATCGCCGCCAGTTCCTCGGTAGCCGAGCCCAGTTGCGGCGGCACGTCGGTACGGCCGAGCGCAAACCGCACCACGTCGACTAGAACACCGAATTCCCCTAGCGCTGAACGCAATTCGTCGACATCGGCGGAATCCGGATCTATGACGAACCGGTTGTAGCGGCTCACCGCGCCGTCTCCGGTCAGCGCGGCCAGCGCGCCGTCGCGGTCGCCGGCCAGCGCCAGTTCGTGGGCCCGCAACGCCTCGGGCCACTGCGGCACCTGCCCGGCCAGCAGCGCCACCCGGGCGTCCTCGGTCTCCGGTGAGGCCGGTATCAGCAGGTAGCCCAGCGGCAGCGGAAACGCACCCAGCGGCTGGGGGCGCACCACGAGATCGGTATCGGCGGATACGGCGGTCAAGACATCCTTCCTTCAGCCGTGGATGGGTCCACGGATGTCGCGCTCGGCGGCGTGGTCCTGGCACATCGCGATCACAACCCGGGACCGCTAGCGCCGACCCAGGGGAATCCGCAGCGCTTGGTGTTCATCGTCCCAGAATGCCTCACGCGAACGCCCGCGGGGATACGGTCCGCCAGCACGTCGCGAACCAGGGTGGCCCGGTCGCCGGCCGGATTGCGTTGTTTGAGCAGCAGCCCACCGCTGCGCGGGCCGCGCAGCGGGATCAGCCACAGGTCGTCGTCGCGGACCACCGCCGCCACCGCGTCCGAGGGAAACCGGCCCGCGGCCAGGGCGGCCTCGAGGCGGACGTACCCGTCGGCGGTGAACTCCACTGTCAGGTCGGTGCCGGTCTGCGGGCGCAACGCGGCCAGGTAGTCACGCTCAACGAGGTCGATGACCTGCTCCATCGCGGCCTGCACCGGTTCGGACAGATCGGCACCCAGCTCCACACCCGCGGCCTCGATGAGGAACACCGTGATGTCGGTCGGGCAGGCCTCGCCGAGGGCCCAGCGCGCGAACGCGATCGCGTGGTCCCACCGGAACGAGTGGGTGTGCAGACCCTGCAACGGAGGCAGGTCTTCGAGTTCTTCGCCGGGAACCCGGTACATGGTGCCCGGCGCCGCGCCGGTGGCCGACGCGTCGATGATCACGACCCGCTCGGCACCGCGCATCTGGAACGCGACATCCATGCCCGCGGTGCCGCCGTCGACGAGCCGGGCACCGGTGGGCACACCACGCTCCCAGAGATGACGAACCAGAACGGGACCCACACCGTCGTCACCGCGCAGCAGGTTGCCGCAACCGACCACCAGAACCGCACACCCAGGCGGTTCGATATCCAGAGGAGGGGGTTGGCTATCCGAACCGCCTGGGTCGCTGCGGGATTCGGGTGAGCCGACCGCCGGGATCACACCATTCCGTTGATGACGAACTTCGACAGCTCCGTGCCGCTCCTGCCGTCGTAGGCGTGCACGGTGCACACCAGGCAGGAGTCGAAGCTGCGCGCCACATGGCCCAGTTCGACCGGATCCTCCGGATCGACGATCGGCGAACCGACCAATGCCTTCTCAATCGGACCCAGCACATCGTTGCCGTCACGCGGCCCGATGTTCCACGCCGTCGGCGTGACCACCTGGTAGTTCTTGATCTTGCTGTCCTCGATGACGATCCAGTCAGCCAGCGCGCCGCGGGCCGCCTCGGTGGAGCCGAAGCCCTTGCCCTCGGCGTACTCGGTGGGCTTGGTGTAGAAGCTCTCCTTGAGGTCGAGCTGGTCCAGCCACGACTTGACCCACTTGTAGTACTTCGGGCCCTCGTGCATGCGGGCCAGCTGACGGGTCAGCACGCTCGGCCCGATCGTGCTGAGGATGTCGACGAACAGGGGGTCGTTGTCCTGGTGCGGTGCGGCGTCGGGGCCGCCGGCGGCTATCCGGCGGGCCAGCGGTCCGGCTTCCAGCGGGATGGTGCCCAGGTCGCCGACGGCGTAGCGGGGCGACTTGGCCCAGCTGTACTTGCCCTGCTTCCTGCCCTCCTCGGGGTCGATCGGGATGGTCTCGCCGTCGAACGGGTGCAGGGGCTTGCTGCCCTGATAGAAGGAGTGGCTGGTGTCCTCGCGGACGTTGGCCTGGTCGAACTCGTACCACTGGCCCTGGGCGTACACCCCGCCGCGGCCGATCAGGGCCGCATTGCGCCCGTCGATCGTGGGGTTCTCGTAGAGCGTCGGGTCGAAGTAGGTGCCGGTGGAGATGTAGTTGCCCACCCCTTGGCCGTACTTGTCCAAACCGATGTCCAGGCA is drawn from Candidatus Mycolicibacterium alkanivorans and contains these coding sequences:
- a CDS encoding NHL repeat-containing protein; protein product: MSRYTVRHNISGVGTRPDVAPDVDLTDGWSPALWLGAPAPGGLALPPAKPSMAWMYSPRGVFVGEHELVVADSGNHRVLIWHETPCCDEQPADVVLGQPDGETEGRAAGGRGPERGMNLPTGALVHDGRLIIADAWHHRILVWNSVPQRNDVAPDVILGQPDASSVQANRGGECSASTLYWPFGIAVIGSTFWVTDTGNRRVLGWRNGIPEPGQPADIVLGQPDASAREENRGADAGPASFRWPHDITGHDDLLLIVDAGDHRVLGWSPPPQADRDADMVLGQADFTTADEWPYGPHTNDRLRFPYAACLDSGRLAVADTANNRVLLWDGVPTDGRGADHVLAQPGFGSNGENRWTAVQRDTLCWPYGLSLRADTLAVADSGNNRVMVWRRR
- a CDS encoding nickel-dependent hydrogenase large subunit — protein: MQQAADHELLHGADTLPALYKSAYALDTAWRTHMPPNATLVRNIAQACETLQSIPRYFYALFAIDLTNKNYAKSSMYDEAVRRFAPYVGTSYQKGVVLSNKPVEVYAIFGGQWPHSSFMVPGGVMCAPTLSDVTRSIAILEHWKDNWLEAEWLGCSIDRWLENKTWEDVLAWVDENESHHNSDCGFFIRYCLDIGLDKYGQGVGNYISTGTYFDPTLYENPTIDGRNAALIGRGGVYAQGQWYEFDQANVREDTSHSFYQGSKPLHPFDGETIPIDPEEGRKQGKYSWAKSPRYAVGDLGTIPLEAGPLARRIAAGGPDAAPHQDNDPLFVDILSTIGPSVLTRQLARMHEGPKYYKWVKSWLDQLDLKESFYTKPTEYAEGKGFGSTEAARGALADWIVIEDSKIKNYQVVTPTAWNIGPRDGNDVLGPIEKALVGSPIVDPEDPVELGHVARSFDSCLVCTVHAYDGRSGTELSKFVINGMV